A region of Pan troglodytes isolate AG18354 chromosome 23, NHGRI_mPanTro3-v2.0_pri, whole genome shotgun sequence DNA encodes the following proteins:
- the CDC42EP1 gene encoding cdc42 effector protein 1 → MPGPQGGRGTPTMSLGKLSPVGWVSSSQGKRRLTADMISHPLGDFRHTMHVGRGGDVFGDTSFLSNHGGSSGSTHRSPRSFLAKKLQLVRRVGAPPRRMASPPAPSPAPPAISPIIKNAISLPQLNQAAYDSLVVGKLSFDSSPTSSTDGHSSYGLDSGFCTISRLPRSEKPQDRDRDGSFPSEPGLRRSDSLLSFRLDLDLGPSLLSELLGVMSLPEAPAAETPAPAANPPAPTANPTGPAANPPATTANPPAPAANPSAPAATPTGPAANPPAPAASSTPHGHCPNGVTAGLGPVAEVKASPVGGGPRGPAGPALGRHWGAGWDGGRHYPEMDARQERVEVLPQARASWESLDEEWRAPQAGSRTPVPSTVQANTFEFADAEEDDEVKV, encoded by the exons ATGCCCGGCCCCCAGGGGGGCAGAGGCACCCCCACCATGAGCCTGGGCAAGCTCTCGCCTGTGGGCTGGGTGTCCAGTTCACAGGGAAAGAGGCGGCTGACTGCAGACATGATCAGCCACCCACTCGGGGACTTCCGCCACACCATGCATGTGGGCCGCGGCGGGGATGTCTTCGGGGACACGTCCTTCCTCAGCAACCACGGTGGCAGCTCCGGGAGCACCCATCGCTCACCCCGCAGCTTCCTGGCCAAGAAGCTGCAGCTGGTGCGGAGGGTGGGGGCGCCCCCCCGGAGGATGGCATCTCCCCCTGCACCCTCACCGGCTCCGCCGGCCATCTCCCCCATCATCAAGAACGCCATCTCCCTGCCCCAGCTCAACCAGGCCGCCTACGACAGCCTCGTGGTTGGCAAGCTCAGCTTCGACAGCAGCCCCACCAGCTCCACAGACGGCCACTCCAGCTACG GCCTGGACTCTGGGTTCTGCACCATCTCCCGCCTGCCCCGCTCGGAAAAGCCGCAAGACCGAGACCGGGATGGTTCCTTCCCCTCTGAGCCCGGGCTTCGCCGCTCTGACTCTCTCTTGTCCTTCCGCCTGGACCTCGACCTTGGGCCCTCGCTCCTCAGCGAGCTGCTAGGGGTCATGAGCCTCCCAGAAGCCCCTGCAGCTGAGACTCCAGCCCCCGCTGCAAACCCCCCAGCCCCTACTGCAAACCCCACGGGTCCTGCTGCAAACCCCCCAGCCACTACTGCAAACCCCCCAGCGCCTGCTGCAAACCCCTCAGCACCTGCCGCAACCCCCACGGGTCCTGCTGCAAATCCCCCAGCCCCTGCCGCAAGCTCCACACCCCATGGACACTGTCCCAATGGGGTAACAGCTGGGTTGGGCCCAGTGGCTGAGGTGAAGGCCAGCCCAGTGGGAGGGGGTCCCCGAGGACCTGCTGGCCCTGCCCTCGGCAGGCACTGGGGAGCAGGCTGGGATGGTGGCCGCCACTACCCAGAGATGGATGCGCGGCAGGAGCGGGTGGAGGTGCTGCCCCAAGCCCGGGCCTCCTGGGAGAGCCTGGACGAAGAGTGGAGGGCGCCCCAGGCAGGCAGCAGGACCCcggtgcccagcacagtgcaaGCAAACACCTTTGAATTTGCGGATGCTGAGGAGGATGATGAGGTCAAGGTGTGA